ATCGCCGGGGTGATCGCCGTCGGCGGTTTCGTGGAGATCGTGCCGCTGATGCTGGGCAGCCAACTCGACGAACCGGCGCCCGGCGTGAAACCGCTGACGCCGCTGCAGGTGGCCGGTCGCGAGGTCTACGTCCGCGAAGGCTGCTACGGCTGCCATTCGCAGCAGGTGCGTTCGCTGCACGAGGAAACCCTGCGCTACGGGCCCTACTCGATCGCCGGAGAGTCGGTCTACGACCATCCGTTTCAGTGGGGCTCCAAGCGCACCGGGCCGGACCTGTCCCGCGTCGGCGGCCGCTATTCCGACCAGTGGCATCGCATGCACCTGATGAACCCGCGCGACCTCGTGCCCGAATCCAACATGCCGGGCTACCCCTGGCTGGCCGAACAGTGGTTTGGCGGCGAGCAGGTGCAGGCGATGATGCGCGCGCTCAAGCGCGGCGGCGTGCCCTACACCGAGGACGACATCGCGGCGGCGCCGGAGGCCGTCCAGGGCGAGACCAAGCTCACCGCGCTGATCGCCTTTCTACAAAGTCTTGAAGCCTCGCCGAGGGACACGGTCCCGAGCGCCGAGGCCACAACGGAGGCCGCGCCATGATGGACGGACTGCTGCAGGGCCTGGTCACGGTCTTTGCCTTTGCCACCTTTCTCGGCATTTGCGTCTACGCCTATTCCCCTTCCCGCAAAAGCACCTTCGAAGAGGCGGCGCAGCTGCCGCTCGACGACTCGGAGCCGGAGTCATGACGTCCACCTGGAGCCTCGTTGTCGCCGTGGTGGTCCTCGCCAACATCATCGCCTGCCTGTGGCTGCTGATCTGGACCTCGCGCCGCCGTCCCGACGAAGTCGCCGAAGGCGCCGAGACCGGGCATGTCTGGGATGACGATCTGCGCGAATACAACAATCCGCTGCCACGCTGGTGGCTCAACATGTTCGTGCTGACGATCATCTTCGGGCTGGGCTATCTGCTGTTCTATCCGGGCCTCGGCAATTTCGCCGGGCGACTGGGCTGGACCTCGCATCGGCAGCATGACGAACGTCTCGCCGAAGTCGAGGCGCGGCGCCATGCGGTCTACGCCCAGTACGACGGACTCGGCATCGAACAGCTCCAGGATCATGCCGGTGCGCGCAGCATGGGCGCCAAGCTGTTCTCCAGCAATTGCGCCGGCTGCCACGGCGACGATGCGCACGGAGCGATCGGGTTTCCGAACCTCAGCGACCAGGACTGGCTGTACGGCGGATCGGCCGAACAGGTGTACACCACGATCAGCCAGGGGCGGCGCGGTCAGATGCCCGCCTTCCTCACCGCGCTCACGCCCGAGGAGGTGAGCGGGCTGGTGGCCTATGTCAGCAAGCTGCACACGGGTGAGGCGCCGCGCCGCCCCGACGAACTGATCGGTCAGAAGAAGTTCGCGATCACCTGTGCCGCCTGCCACTCGGCGGACGGCAGCGGCAAGCTCGCCCTGGGTGCGCCGCGCCTCAACGATGACACCTGGCTGTACGGCGGCTCGCCCGACCAGATCCGCCAGACCATCCTGTTCGGCCAGAAGAGCGAAATGCCGGCCTTCGGCGAATTGCTGACCGACACCGAACGGCGTCTGCTGGCGGCCTATGTGCTGGGTCTTTCGTCCGATGCTGAAGGTGCCGCGGCGATGGCGCACGCGCCATGACCTCGGTCGAACCCCGCGAACCTCGCGCGGCCTGGAGCCGCCCCCGGCGCATGACCGCGGTGCTGCTGTGGTGCAGCTTCTGGACGGCGCTGCTGTCGACGATGCTGCTGCTGTTTCTGCCACCGGCGATGGACGTCAACGGACACTACACGATGGAGACGCTGACGCTCTGGTTCCTGCTGAGCTGGGCGCTGGCGACCGCACCGATGGCATTCCTGGTGTTGCTGCTCGCCACACCGGCGCGCGGGTCGCGCACGCCATGAGCGAGACACCGGCGGCCACACATTCGCTCTACGCCTCGGCGGAGAAGATCTACCCGCGCAAGGTCAAGGGCCGTTACGCGCAGTTGCGCCGTATCGCGGCGTTGGTGCTGCTCGGCCTGTTCTATCTGCTGCCCTGGCTGAGCTGGAACGGTCAGCCGCTGGTACTGATCGACCTGCCGGCGCGTCGCTTCCACATCCTCGGCCTGACGCTGTTCCCGCAGGATCTGATCCTGCTCACGCTGATGCTGGCCACGGCGGCGATGACGCTGTTCTTCTTCACCACCCTGGCCGGCCGGCTGTGGTGCGGCTTCGCCTGCCCGCAGACGGTGTGGACCGAGGCCTTCCTGTGGATCGAGCAGAGCATCGAAGGCGATCGCCATCAACGCCAGAAGCTGGACGCCGCGCGCTGGGGGCCGCGCAAGCTCGGCATCAAGGGCGCCAAACACCTTGCCTGGCTGCTGTTCGCGCTGTGGACCGGGCTGAGCTTCGTCGCCTTCTTCGTTCCGGCGCGCGAACTGTTTCCGGCGGCGGCCAGCCTGCAGCTTTCCGGCTGGCCGCTGTTCTGGTCGCTGTTCTACGGCTTCGCCACCTGGGGCAACGCCGGCTTCATGCGCGAGCAGGTATGCAAGTACATGTGCCCCTATGCGCGCTTCCAGTCGGCGATGTTCGACAAGGACACGCTGATCATCGGCTACGACGCCGCGCGCGGCGAACCGCGCAAGGGCCTCGCCAGGCTGGCCGAGCTGCCGCCGGGTGACTGCGTGGACTGCACGCTGTGCGTGCAGGTCTGCCCGGTGGGCATCGACATCCGCGACGGCCT
This region of Banduia mediterranea genomic DNA includes:
- the ccoP gene encoding cytochrome-c oxidase, cbb3-type subunit III produces the protein MTSTWSLVVAVVVLANIIACLWLLIWTSRRRPDEVAEGAETGHVWDDDLREYNNPLPRWWLNMFVLTIIFGLGYLLFYPGLGNFAGRLGWTSHRQHDERLAEVEARRHAVYAQYDGLGIEQLQDHAGARSMGAKLFSSNCAGCHGDDAHGAIGFPNLSDQDWLYGGSAEQVYTTISQGRRGQMPAFLTALTPEEVSGLVAYVSKLHTGEAPRRPDELIGQKKFAITCAACHSADGSGKLALGAPRLNDDTWLYGGSPDQIRQTILFGQKSEMPAFGELLTDTERRLLAAYVLGLSSDAEGAAAMAHAP
- a CDS encoding cbb3-type cytochrome c oxidase subunit 3; this translates as MMDGLLQGLVTVFAFATFLGICVYAYSPSRKSTFEEAAQLPLDDSEPES
- the ccoG gene encoding cytochrome c oxidase accessory protein CcoG, with the protein product MSETPAATHSLYASAEKIYPRKVKGRYAQLRRIAALVLLGLFYLLPWLSWNGQPLVLIDLPARRFHILGLTLFPQDLILLTLMLATAAMTLFFFTTLAGRLWCGFACPQTVWTEAFLWIEQSIEGDRHQRQKLDAARWGPRKLGIKGAKHLAWLLFALWTGLSFVAFFVPARELFPAAASLQLSGWPLFWSLFYGFATWGNAGFMREQVCKYMCPYARFQSAMFDKDTLIIGYDAARGEPRKGLARLAELPPGDCVDCTLCVQVCPVGIDIRDGLQYECIACAACVDACNGVMDHVGKPRGLVRYTSERHEQEGRFRMLRPRTIGYGLIWLILLGGLAATVLLRSPLELDVLRDRRQLYREMADGSIVNVYTLKIGNKSEAAHTLNIRALREDGTAVALSVHEVEVQPEETRTLILSARMSPEGLPPAQTIEFEVAASGQPDIHRRREARFFGASP
- the ccoO gene encoding cytochrome-c oxidase, cbb3-type subunit II, which codes for MSAGHDKVERNIGLMAVLIAGVIAVGGFVEIVPLMLGSQLDEPAPGVKPLTPLQVAGREVYVREGCYGCHSQQVRSLHEETLRYGPYSIAGESVYDHPFQWGSKRTGPDLSRVGGRYSDQWHRMHLMNPRDLVPESNMPGYPWLAEQWFGGEQVQAMMRALKRGGVPYTEDDIAAAPEAVQGETKLTALIAFLQSLEASPRDTVPSAEATTEAAP